The Anopheles gambiae chromosome 2, idAnoGambNW_F1_1, whole genome shotgun sequence genomic sequence AAAAGATGAATGTCTTTCGAACAGCATTTTTGGGCAACGGCATGCGCATGTATCGGCTACCGAATTCAACCCTTGCATGTGCAGTGAGCGATATTGGAACTGTTTATGCTATTAGCAACAGCGAACCTAAATTAGAATTTTTGTTTGTCATTGGTTTATTTTTGGAGTTTTGgccgtaaaaaatgtattctGTTGCAAGATTTCAAGCGCCTGCCGCACGCTGACCGCTTCCAACATCAACCGATGCACATTTATATTGCTGTTTTATGCTTGCGCTCGTATATTATGCAACAAAGTATTCAAATTTTCCAACCACACTCATCCATCATCGCAAACGGGGCGTTGCTTTGTTGTggctgtgtttgtttatttttaccttCATGTGCGCTAAATAGTGCCACATTGTGGCGATCAGTCAATtaagtttaatttgtttttagaaACGATAATTGTTGGATATTCATAACATACGCAACGGTCGCCTCCCGGCCGGTTGATTGTGTTCCACTTCaagataaaaatacaaatctgTTTGATTGGAATGCTTTTAGCACGTTTCCACCCACGTTTCCAGCTGCGACCAAACTGTGGATACACTTGCCGTGCGTGCGTCGTCCCTGCTGTGTCCTCCGCCCCGAGTTGTGCGTCGAGTGGCAAGCAAAAGACCGATGTGAATTCTCCCACACCATCCTTCCCCACTCATTGCCCTGGTGTAGTACGGTGAACCTTTCTTCTGTCGCCGCCCGGTGATTGATGAGAATCTGTTGATTTATTCTTTGCTCTAATCTCATGGGTTGGACCTTATTTATGTTGTAAAATGGTTGTTCATTTTACCTTTTTCGCGGTGGATGTGTTAAAGCAGCAAGTAGCTACTATTTGAATGTATAGCCATCGTATAGCCAGCTAGAGCCATCATGCAGTCCTTCTAGCAGCGACTGGCATACGCTTTGGGGAAAAAGATTTAACAATAGTGTCAAACTCTGCTGCATCGCGAATCAACCAACCTTTTCTGGTGCAGTACATGAATGCGGgtcatttttgaaaaaaagttttgtgACGCAAAAAAGCAAGCCATAAGCCACAGTCCAATGTGCTCCAACCTTCCTAAATCTAGGCTAGACAAAATCTGAACAAAAACGATTTagcgctttcctctctctctctgtcttgctATCCGTTTTACGAACAGATGTAAGCCACCGCCAATGTCTGGTGATAGtagttggttgtttttttttttgtttttgctcaagGTCTGTGTGTTCCGAGCTGGTTAAAGAGCACTTGGCCGTGGGGTCGTATCACGGTCAAGACCGCGTGCGGGCAACTTTCGAGCAACTTCAAGCGGAAGTGAGCTTTGCCATTTGCGGCAGTTTCCGACATGGCTAGATGCCCTGCAAACGTCGGCGGCGAATAAGACCACGAATCCTTATGCGATTGCTTACCCTAATGGATATTGTGGCGTACACAGCGAGAGTCGTgcttgttggttggttggtctTGCAGAGCCAAGATTTGGAATTGTATTGCGAAAGGCGGGACGCGGCTCGCGTTGGTGCACTTGCTAGCGATTACCGGTGCCGGAGCACATTTTGAAACTCCCCGAGCATTGGGAGCATTAATCTGTTTTGCATGAATTAAAAGTTTACAATTCACTTGCACAGAGTTTTCCGTTGCTttgagtttgttttgtgtgtgcgcgcttcgGGTTTCAATGGCCAATAACTCTTGAGAAGGAAAGCAATCTTATCCCTCGCAAAGGAAGTCGTCTGCAGCCTAATCGAGAGGCACTGGGATACAAagcagcaaccgcagcagcaaaggAATGGTTCTACGGGCATACAATTAATTGCGTTCTGAAGATGGAATTTGGTATGGCATTTGGtgaaatctctctctctctctgtatctctctcgccctctctctctctctccggtaTGTGGTATGAGTCTTTAAATTGATGGACGTTCGAACGAAACGGTGAAATTGGATGCTGTTCGATGCGACTCGTAATCAATATTTACTGCCCCTGGCCTCTTGAGACGTTTGATTGTAAACGcgttctgttcttttttttggtaagcCACCGTAGATGGACGAGTGAAATGATGCCGCACTTAAAATAGATACACTTATATTGGGTTTTGTGTATCACATTGCTTTTGGGGTAGGGAGAATGGCCAGATATATTACGTGATGCAACATCTTGAACGATGCATGCCGCTTAAATAACTGCTTCAAGTGCATTTCTTACGGGAATTAATTATAGATTCGGAGGATCACTGCAGTGTGGGTTTGAATTATCAGCCACTTTGAAGCAGGAACTCTGTCTATTGTCTAGTCTGTTTGAAAAATAGGACTTGTAAGTTTTAGGAATCATGTTCTTAGGTCatccaaaattaaaaaaaaaagtaaaatatttcacaatgCTTTTCAGCAAAAATGGTCCGACTGACGGATGAACTTCTAATCAGTAATCGGTATGGTACCGAAGTGAGTGCCATTACAATGATTAGGATGTACAAACGACGCCACCCAGCCCGCTCAAAATTATACGTTATGtgttaatattttcaaaacaatcacaTTAAATGGCTCCTAGCGttgtttacttcttcttcgtctGTTGTGACGTCACTGATACGCTGGTTGTTGATCATATGTTAATGAGGGGGTTTAAATTAACGACTGCTGATAATGAAACAGCGTTTTTGAAGGGAACAAAAGCAAAGATGAGAAATGAGTGAGTTGCTTTGGTCGGCATTGCCCTACGGAAATAGCACTGTTTTCTGAGAAAGAATACAAAATACCCCCAACTCAGCAGCTTTTTGCGAGCAgaatccgtttttttttatttttttagcaaCAATTTCTATTCCTGTGAATTTGCTTTCTGACGTCACTGGCGGCCGCCGCTGGTGTGAGCTACGATGTAAAATCTAATCACGACGtctctctccttcccttccaGCTGCTGGATATGCTCAAGTTCTACGCTCGCTTTGAGATAAACGATGAAACGGGCGATCCCCTGACCGACCACGACATGACGCAGCTGCACTATGCGAAGATTAAATCGCTGCAGAAGGCGGCGTTTGCGAAATTCCCCAACCTGCGCCTGTTCGCCCTGTCCAACGTGGCGAACGTGGATACGCGCGAGTCGCTCGAGAAGCACTTCGGGGCGCTGGACTGCGACAGCCTGCGGGAAATCGCCTGCTATCTGAATCTGGTCCCGGAAAAGCTGGAGCCACCGTTCGAGTGGCACCGGGCGGACGAGACGTTCCTGCGGGAGCTGCTGATATCGCGGCACGAGCGACGCGTGTCGCAGCTAGAATCGCTGAACGAGATGCCACTCTACCCGACCGAGGACATCATCTGGAACGAGAACGTCGTGCCGACGGAGTTTTACTCCGGGGAGGGATGCTTGGCATTGCCGAAGCTGAATCTGCAGTTCCTGACGCTGCACGATTATCTGTTGCGGAACTTTAATCTCTTCCGGCTGGAGTCTACATGTGAGTGGAAGCGCCGTGTGTGTGACTGAGGAGAATTGTTTCgacgtttttctttcctcttttCCCCGACAGATGAAATTCGTCAGGACATCGAGGACGCCGTCAGCCGAATGTTGCCCTGGAAGTCGGAGGAAGGGGACGTGGTGTTTGGTGGCTGGGCCCGTATGGCACTGCCAATCCAGTCGTTCGCTGTGGTCGAAGTCTCCAAGCCACACATCGGCGAAAAGAAGCCGTCGCGCGTGCGGGCCGACGTCAGCGTCACGCTGAACGTGCGCAAGGAGGTGCAGGAAGAGTGGGAAAATCTGCGCAAACACGACGTGTGCTTTCTCGTGACCGTGCGCCCAACGCAACCGATCGGCACCAAGTACGACTACCGCGAGCACTTTGTGCCGCAGGTAGGGCTGGTGCACGTGCGGGGCTGCGAAATCGAGGGCATGCTGGACGCGAACGGGCGCGTCATCGAGGAGGGCATCGAGCAGCGGCCGCAGCTGACCGGCGAGCAGCGAACGTTCCGCGTCTGGCTCGACTCGAACCAGTACCGGCTGGACATGGACGCGACGCTACACGCGACGCCCGGGGACGACGCCGACGACGGCAGGGAGGACGTGTACGAGGGCTTCAACATCATCATGCGCCGCAAGCCGAAGGAAAACAACTTCAAGGCAGTGCTGGAAACGATCCGCCATCTGATGAACACGGAGTGTGTGGTGCCGCCGTGGCTGCACGATATACTGCTCGGGTACGGTGACCCAGGGGCGGCCCACTACAGCCGCATGCCGGACCAGGCGCGCGTGCTCGATTTCAACGACACGTTTTTGGACTTTGAGCACGTGAGCAACAGCTTCCCGGGGTACGAGATTGTGAGTGCAGCGGAGCGTCCGCACGGGTTGAATCTGTTGCCACCGTTCCGGCTAACGTTCGAAGATGTGCCGAAGGGCGACGGGGCGGAAGAGGGCGCGGAACAGCGGGAGGAGCTGCCGAAGCGCATCCTGGTCGAACCGTACCGCATCCCGTGCCGCGGTCCGTACAAGTACAACGAGCCGAAGAAGAACGTGATCCGCTTCACGCCGACGCAGATCGAAGCGATCCGGGCGGGAATGCAGCCGGGCTTGACGCTGGTGGTCGGTCCGCCCGGCACGGGCAAAACGGACGTCGCGGTGCAGATCATCTCCAACCTGTACCACAACCACCCGCAGCAGCGCACGCTGATAGTGACGCACTCGAATCAGGCGCTGAATCAGCTGTTCGAGAAAATCATGGCCCTGGACATTGacgagcgccatctgctgCGCCTCGGCCACGGCGAGGAGTCGCTCGAGACGGAGAAGGACTACAGCCGGTACGGGCGGGTGAACTACGTGCTGTCGAAGCGCATCGACCTGCTCGGGCAGGTGCAGCGGTTGCAGGAATCGCTCGGCGTTAGCGGCGACGTGGCGTACACGTGCGAGACGGCGGGCCACTTCTACCTGTACCATGTGGTGGCCCGCTGGGAGAAGTTCCTGAGCGAGTTCGAGCGGAACGGCGAGGGGCAGACGGAGGGCAGCGATGATCCAGCGCGCGAACAGTTCGAGGCACAGTTTCCGTTCGCGCGCTTCTTCAGGGACGCACCGCAGCCGCTGTTCGGTGGGGCGACGTACGCGGAGAACATGGACATTGCGCGCAGCTGCTTCCGGTACGTGTCGCACATGTTCGCCGAGCTGGAGGAGTTCCGCGCGTTCGAGCTGCTGCGCAGCGGGCTGGATCGGTCCAAGTATCTGCTGGTGAAGGAGGCGAAGATCATCGCGATGACGTGTACGCACGCGGCGCTCAAGCGCAAGGAGCTGGTCACGATGGGCTTCAAGTACGACAACATCCTGATGGAGGAGGCCGCCCAGATACTGGAGATCGAAACGTTcatcccgctgctgctgcagaacCCGATGGACGGGTACAATCGGCTGAAGCGCTGGATCATGATCGGAGATCACCACCAGCTGCCGCCCGTCATCAAGAACATGGCGTTCCAGAAGTACTCCAACATGGAGCAGTCGCTGTTCACGCGGCTGGTGCGGCTGGGCGTGCCGACGATCGATCTGGACGGGCAGGGCCGTGCCCGGTCCAGCATCTGCGAGCTGTACAAGTGGCGCTACAGCCGGCTGGGCGATCTGGAGCACGTGCACCGGTGGCCGGAGTACTGTCGCGCCAACGCCGGCTTTGCGCACGAGTACCAGCTGATCAACGTGGAGGACTTTAACGGCGTGGGCGAATCGGAACCGAATCCGTACTTCTACCAGAATCTGGCCGAGGCCGAGTACGTGGTGGCCGTGTTCATGTACATGCGGCTGCTCGGCTATCCGGCGGAGAAGATTTCCATCCTCACCACGTACAACGGGCAGAAGCATTTGATACGGGACGTGATTGAGTCGCGCTGCGCCAACAACCCGATGTTTGGCAAACCGCACAAAGTGACCACGGTGGACAAGTACCAGGGCCAGCAGAACGATTACATACTGCTGTCGCTGGTGCGCACGAAAACCATCGGTCACATTCGGGACGTGCGGCGTCTGGTGGTGGCCATGAGCCGTGCCCGCCTGGGGCTGTACATTTTCGGCCGGGTGGCGCTGTTTAAGAATTGCGTTGAGTTGCGACCAGCCTTCCGGCTGCTCATGAACCGTCCGCTCGAGCTGCAGCTTCATCCGGAGGAAAAGTATGGAGGAGGCGAACGTCAACTGCAGGATGGTGGAAGTGGTAGTGCGGGCGAAGAAGGACTGTCCACCAGGACGGTGAAGGACATGACGCAGATGGCACAGTTTGTGTACCAGATGTACATGCAGCAGGTGAACGTCATCCGCGAGGAAATGGTGCGTATGGGTTGCGGTAGCTTGTGgcttctagttttttttttacttactAACTGCATTTGATTCTgtaggaaaaaatgaaaactctGTTCGAGAAGCAGCgccaggagcagcagcaggaaaagaTGGAAGAACAGATCAAGATCGCCGATGCGGAGGCCGAGGAAGCGGAAAAGCAACGCCAGGCGGAAGCGGCTGCTAAGAAGGACTTTGCACCGACGCCGATACGCAACGAAATAGCCGATTTGGGAGAACCGATGGAAGTTGCGGAAAAGCCACGCCGTGGTAAGAAACGGGTAGCGGCTGAGGAAGCTGTTGTTCCGCCACCGGCGGCCCAAGTAGGTGAAAAGGACGGCGAGGAGGAAAAGGCCGAGGAGAAGACAGAGGAGGATACAAAAGCCGATGAACCGGAAATCgaggaaaaggaagaagcaGATAATTGAAAGGACAAGAAAGCAGGAGAAACGAAGGCTCTACTGCTCATTGTAGTTAATAAATTCAtctgaaaaataaattaagctCAAAGATACAATGAAATAATGGTTTTATTACTTGCACAGTTTCTGGTTTTCCAGCTCACATTTAATCACATAAATTTATTCACTCTTAGCATAattattttcttctcttttcccACAGCCCGAAGCATGTTCCGGCATTCCATCCCAAGCCCTACTTACGAAAGCTTTCACTAAACGTTTTGTGCAGCTTCTTCACCTTTCTCGGTCCCAGCCCGGAGCACATGCTGAGCCGCTCCTCGCTGCTGTTGATCAGCTTGCCGAGCGTGCCAAAGTTCTGCAGCAGTATCATCGCGTCCGTCTGGTTGACGGGCTTGATGCTGGTTAGCGCGCGGACCAGCTTCTCGTGCGGATACTTCTCCGCCCGCTCCATGATCCAGTCCGGCGGTCGGTTCTCGAACAGCTTGTATTTCTCCACGATGCGGCCCGCCTCGTCCGCGTTCCAGGCCAGCATCAGCGTCAGATCGGCCAGCAGGCAGATGCGCGTCAGATGCTTGAGCGCATTCTGCGGCTCGGAAATGTCGatctgcaccagcagcacgcgCAGCTCGTACATCTTGCCCAGCTGCTTCAGCCGGGCGTGGATGTAGTCCGGGTTGAGGTTGTGGTAGCGCAGCGACAGGAAGAGAATGCAGGCGCTCGCCCCGACCACGTAGTCCGGCACGACGTCATCGTACTCCCAGGGTATGGTCTGGATGGCTTTCAGCAGCGGATTGCCGCGCTGCTTCTGGTTGACCAGGATGCAGTGGCTTTTGTTTACCTTGGCCGCCACCACGACTGGGGCGGTAGTCGGTGTTTCTGCTGTCGTCGCTGTTGTGTTGGAGGGAGCGCTTGTTTCGCTTACGGCCGATTGTTTTGCGGGCGGCGGTATGTCCAGCGCGGCCAATAGTTCGTCATCTTCATCCATGGTCGGGAAGTAGCTTCGTTGCCGGCCGGTAAACTGCAGCTGTGCAGCTGTTCTATTGCATCgggtttgttattgtttacaggacgtttgacgtttgtgGAGCATGTTCGAAAATTCAAATGGCGGGACGAATGGTGCCGACATTCGAAGTTAAAAAAGTCGTTCAAAATTGGGGATGAACATAAAGAATGCCGTTTATAGGGGATGATTTTTGGAAAATGTGCCCTCGAAACACATCACTGACCATTAAAGCAACGGACATTAAAACGTGCTGTTCTGTCCACGTGatgcatttgaatgaaactaCGGTGTGCGTGTACGTTCAAGCATGAATCTGGTACAACTTGTTGAAGTTGTTGATTTTGGTTGCAATCCTAGCAACCTGCTGCTTCTCGCCGTTTTCCACTGCATGCCTGGTTGCCATGGTTTGTGAATGGGACTGTTTGGTCGCTGCACAATCCTTCACTGGCATAGGAATCCGAAAGTTGCCCTTAATTTGTGTGAAAAAACTTTCGCAACGCACCTTACCGCCCTTGCGTGCGTGCCTTACGGTGGACATCGACTGGACCCGTTACTGTCGTCGCTTCCCACTACCAACACAACCATGGCCGATCGCAATTTGGAGCTGCAAACCACGTTGGTGCGCTACAACAAcccggtgctggtggtgaaACATGTGGAAAAGCGCGAACCGGCGGGCGATGTGGCCCCATCGAAGGAACAGACCGGCCGTCCCGGGTCGGGTGgtgccgtcgtcgtcgacAGTCCGCGGGAGACGGAGGAGATACTGAACTGCATCCTGCCGCCGAAAACGTGGGAAGAGGATGGGCAGCTGTGGACGCAAACCGTGTCGAGCACGCCCGCAACCCGCCAGGACGTGATCAACCTGCAGGAGATGCTGGACACCCGCCTGCAGCAAACGCAGGCCCGCGAGACGGGCATCTGTCCGGTGAGGCGCGAGCTCTACACCCAGTGCTTCGACGAGCTGATCCGCCAGGTCACCATCAACTGTACCGAGCGgggcctgctgctgttgcgcgtGCGGGACGAGATTGCAATGTCGCTCGAGGCGTACGAGACGCTGTACTGCAGCTCGGTTTCGTTCGGCATCCGGAAGGCGCTGCAGGCCCAGGAGGGCAAGGAGAAGCTGCAGGAGCAGATCCAGCAGGTGGAGCACGAGAAGGAGATGCTGCTCAACTCGATCAGCGACATGAAGATCAAGGCGGACCAGGCCGAGCGAAGGAACGCGGAGCTGCGTGCGTCCGAGGAGAAGAAACACTCGGAGGAGATTGCCTTCCTTAAGAAAACTAACGCACAGCTTAAGGTATGCGACTCGACACATTTGCCtcactgtgtgtttgttttatgaaaACGGATACATTTATTGACGATCGGTTGTcctgtcttttttgtttgtttcttacaACACAATCTCTTCTCCGCAGGCCCAACTGGAAGGAATTATTGCACCGAAGAAGTAAAAATCCGGAAACCCCTATTGCTTGCTGCACGCGCCATGTGGACCAATGAAAACGGATAGTTCTGCCTCTAAGCCTTCATATGTTGATATACTGTAGCTAAATTTTTGCGCCTATAACTAATACAACACACTTTACAAAATCCACCCAACAGGACACTGTTGCTTAGTACAGGGGGTCAGCAATTCGAGAGCGACAGCCCCCTTCGAGAGGTGATTGAAAACGCAACGAGAGTGTTGCCTTGTCTCCCTCAACAAGGcattcgtgtgtttgtgtgtttagtgTGTGCGTTAGCACTTTTCGTTAATCTCTGGCACCACCTTGAACAGGTCGGCAACGAGCCCGTAGTCAGCCACCTGGAAGATTGGCGCTTCCGGATCCTTGTTGATGGCCACGATCGTCTTCGAGTCCTTCATGCCGGCCAGATGCTGGATCGCACCGGAGATGCCGATGGCCACGTACACCTCGGGCGCCACAATCTTGCCCGTCTGGCCGATCTGCAGATCGTTCGGTACGTAGCCAGCGTCGACGGCGGCACGGGACGCTCCGACCGCGGCACCCCACTTGTCTGCCAGATCGTACAGCATCTTGAAGTTGTCGCCCGACTTCATGCCCCGCCCGCCGGACACGATGATCTTCGCCGCCGTGAGCGACGGTCGGTCCGACTTGGTCAGCTCCTGGCTGACGAACTCGGTCGTTTTGCTCGCAAAATCGCCCTCGGGCGCTTTCTCGATGGCGGCCGCACTGCCGGCAGCACCGGTCGGCTCAAAGTTGGTGCCGCGCACCGTGATCACCTTCACCGGATCCTTCGACTTGACCGTCTGGATCGCGTTGCCGGCGTAGATAGTGCGCACGAACGTATCGGCCGACTGGACGCCGATAATGTCCGACACGGGCGACACGTCCAGCTTGGCGGCGATGCGGGGCAGCACCGCTTTACCGAAAGCCGTTGCCCCGGCGACGATGTGCGTGAACTTGAGCTGCTCCTGCGTGGCCAGGATGAGCGGGGTGAGCGACTCCGCCAGCAGACCCTTGTACGCGTCGCCCTCGGCCACCAGCACCTTCTTGACGCCGTCCAGCTTGGCGGCGGCTTCCGAAACCGGGCCGACCTTGGTGCCAGCGACGAGGACGGTCACATCACCGCCCAGTTTCTTTGCCGCCGTGACCGCGTTGGCCGTGATCGGGTTCAGCGTCTCATTGTTGTGTTCTGCCAGCACCAGCGTGCTCTGGAAGCGCCGAAAACCCTGCCGAAAACAATTGATACCGTTTACGATTTTGGCCGATGCGCGCACAATAGTGCGAATtatataattaatttcaattgagagagagagtacaaAGGTTGGAAACTTCCAGTCGGTCCGTCTCCGTCTTGTTCCGGAGGACGGCAGCCGTACAGCCGTTCGTTATCTCTCGTTATCATCGGTCGATGGGCGAGGGGAGGTGTGGTGACGCGGAACATGTTGATCGCGCAATGTTATGCAAAATTCACCTTCGCCCCTTTTCGTCTGCTTACCTGCGCCGAAGGTCGCACGAGGGATGAGGAGCACCGGGCAAACATTGTGTTGCGCACTCTCACTTGGAAACCAATAGAAGCCTTAATGAACGCGAGCGAAAGAAAATAGGAATCACAGAAGTATCGGGTGGCGAATTTAGCAAATGGAATTGTTGTCAATTGACGTCGGTTCAATGCCCAAGTAACGTTTTGCGCGACAGCGATGTGTTTGACAGTTGTGTTTCGGTCAGCTGTCAAGCCGATTGGCGCTATCCGTACATTACCATTCTAATAGACATagagtacaggcggtccccgagatacacggcaCCTcttaggctggaaatagacgaatcGAGAtcatcgcggtaccgcgaaaatcgcgtatgactGGAGCTGTCAATTatgttataaaatctgacagataggcgagataatcgcggttcgtgtatggaaccatccgaggtctggtgacgattgaatgtgccaagaagaaatatttttctatcaatttgcgaatcaaattatttatttcacatagtttatgcaaaataaaatacaaaactcatttctcgacttgagttttcacacaaatccgccagaaaaagtaaaaataatcggttcgcgctaccgcgaaaatctcagCAATACCGAAGTTGGGTATCTCTGCGAAACAGCAGGCACGATTGGAGgcgcggaagatttgacagctctactgttctacaactgttataaacaaagcgcgaatttcgcggtaccgcgacgatctcggttcgtctatttccagccttatacgcggattcggagat encodes the following:
- the LOC1278847 gene encoding electron transfer flavoprotein subunit alpha, mitochondrial — translated: MFARCSSSLVRPSAQGFRRFQSTLVLAEHNNETLNPITANAVTAAKKLGGDVTVLVAGTKVGPVSEAAAKLDGVKKVLVAEGDAYKGLLAESLTPLILATQEQLKFTHIVAGATAFGKAVLPRIAAKLDVSPVSDIIGVQSADTFVRTIYAGNAIQTVKSKDPVKVITVRGTNFEPTGAAGSAAAIEKAPEGDFASKTTEFVSQELTKSDRPSLTAAKIIVSGGRGMKSGDNFKMLYDLADKWGAAVGASRAAVDAGYVPNDLQIGQTGKIVAPEVYVAIGISGAIQHLAGMKDSKTIVAINKDPEAPIFQVADYGLVADLFKVVPEINEKC
- the LOC1278842 gene encoding RNA helicase aquarius, with translation MAPQDDNQAQEKPVLKGAITISQINGDEITFLANRFWAPDTANAHEAFNSQIIEDIYRKEICDSRHSLRRIMMLEFSQYLENYLWPNFDGERATRAHLMSIVAMVNEKFREKVEVWKVFEKSSELFAKFFQRVLEACIEDRPVTPAVMREQTALLVFLNHCFNSMEVEICRDQAKRLVSLAMWSCLQPKRREQELTQIPQWRKFWKKLQKREDSEQKEKLSWERHFLQNLMIKFIRILDTIPEAGPVCDETVRYCERFVEFLIDLEALLPTRRFFNTVMDDCHVVVRCSLSSLVRREEGNLFAQLLDMLKFYARFEINDETGDPLTDHDMTQLHYAKIKSLQKAAFAKFPNLRLFALSNVANVDTRESLEKHFGALDCDSLREIACYLNLVPEKLEPPFEWHRADETFLRELLISRHERRVSQLESLNEMPLYPTEDIIWNENVVPTEFYSGEGCLALPKLNLQFLTLHDYLLRNFNLFRLESTYEIRQDIEDAVSRMLPWKSEEGDVVFGGWARMALPIQSFAVVEVSKPHIGEKKPSRVRADVSVTLNVRKEVQEEWENLRKHDVCFLVTVRPTQPIGTKYDYREHFVPQVGLVHVRGCEIEGMLDANGRVIEEGIEQRPQLTGEQRTFRVWLDSNQYRLDMDATLHATPGDDADDGREDVYEGFNIIMRRKPKENNFKAVLETIRHLMNTECVVPPWLHDILLGYGDPGAAHYSRMPDQARVLDFNDTFLDFEHVSNSFPGYEIVSAAERPHGLNLLPPFRLTFEDVPKGDGAEEGAEQREELPKRILVEPYRIPCRGPYKYNEPKKNVIRFTPTQIEAIRAGMQPGLTLVVGPPGTGKTDVAVQIISNLYHNHPQQRTLIVTHSNQALNQLFEKIMALDIDERHLLRLGHGEESLETEKDYSRYGRVNYVLSKRIDLLGQVQRLQESLGVSGDVAYTCETAGHFYLYHVVARWEKFLSEFERNGEGQTEGSDDPAREQFEAQFPFARFFRDAPQPLFGGATYAENMDIARSCFRYVSHMFAELEEFRAFELLRSGLDRSKYLLVKEAKIIAMTCTHAALKRKELVTMGFKYDNILMEEAAQILEIETFIPLLLQNPMDGYNRLKRWIMIGDHHQLPPVIKNMAFQKYSNMEQSLFTRLVRLGVPTIDLDGQGRARSSICELYKWRYSRLGDLEHVHRWPEYCRANAGFAHEYQLINVEDFNGVGESEPNPYFYQNLAEAEYVVAVFMYMRLLGYPAEKISILTTYNGQKHLIRDVIESRCANNPMFGKPHKVTTVDKYQGQQNDYILLSLVRTKTIGHIRDVRRLVVAMSRARLGLYIFGRVALFKNCVELRPAFRLLMNRPLELQLHPEEKYGGGERQLQDGGSGSAGEEGLSTRTVKDMTQMAQFVYQMYMQQVNVIREEMEKMKTLFEKQRQEQQQEKMEEQIKIADAEAEEAEKQRQAEAAAKKDFAPTPIRNEIADLGEPMEVAEKPRRGKKRVAAEEAVVPPPAAQVGEKDGEEEKAEEKTEEDTKADEPEIEEKEEADN
- the LOC1278845 gene encoding DNA excision repair protein ERCC-1, whose translation is MDEDDELLAALDIPPPAKQSAVSETSAPSNTTATTAETPTTAPVVVAAKVNKSHCILVNQKQRGNPLLKAIQTIPWEYDDVVPDYVVGASACILFLSLRYHNLNPDYIHARLKQLGKMYELRVLLVQIDISEPQNALKHLTRICLLADLTLMLAWNADEAGRIVEKYKLFENRPPDWIMERAEKYPHEKLVRALTSIKPVNQTDAMILLQNFGTLGKLINSSEERLSMCSGLGPRKVKKLHKTFSESFRK
- the LOC1278846 gene encoding putative inner dynein arm light chain, axonemal; this encodes MGLFGRCTILHWHRNPKVALNLCEKTFATHLTALACVPYGGHRLDPLLSSLPTTNTTMADRNLELQTTLVRYNNPVLVVKHVEKREPAGDVAPSKEQTGRPGSGGAVVVDSPRETEEILNCILPPKTWEEDGQLWTQTVSSTPATRQDVINLQEMLDTRLQQTQARETGICPVRRELYTQCFDELIRQVTINCTERGLLLLRVRDEIAMSLEAYETLYCSSVSFGIRKALQAQEGKEKLQEQIQQVEHEKEMLLNSISDMKIKADQAERRNAELRASEEKKHSEEIAFLKKTNAQLKVCDSTHLPHCVFVL